A region of the Stutzerimonas stutzeri genome:
CGCGGTGTCGCGTACCACGGCGCCGACCAGATCGCCCAGCTGGTCGAGCAGTTGATTGAAGCGCTGGGTGACCGGCCCGCTGACCTGGCTGCGGTAGCTCAGATCGATGCGTTCGGGACGCGCGGTGATGGCGGCGGCAGCGCCGAGCAGCGCTTCGCCTTCGCGGGCCTCGGCGGCGGCACGGATCGCCAGATAGACCAGGATTGCGCTTTCCAGCACCACGTAGAACGCATGCAGGAATACCTCGCCCCAGTTGCCATCGGGCATCAGGAATACGTCGGTGCCCTGTTGTTGCAGGGCGAAAAAGCTCAGGTGGTGCACGGCGATGGTCAGCGCGGCGACCACGATGGGCAGCCAGTCGCGGTAATACACCAGGAACGCCAACAGGGCGAAGATGCCGAAATGCATCTCCAGCATGCCGTGAGCCTGGTTGATATGCAGCGCGGAGAACACCATGAATGCGGCGCCGATCAGGCAGCGCAGCAACCGTTGACCGGGTATCAGCAGGTACAGCGCCGTTACCGCGATACCGGTCAGCCCGCCGATAACCAAGGCTTGTGCCCAGGTGTCATAGAACGCCGCTACTCCGAAGGAATAGATCACCAGAAACCAGATCACACCCAGCATGATGCGATCGGCCTTCAGATAATGCGCTTGCAGCGTGACGCTTTCGGTGTTCATGAGGGGCTCCGGATGAAGTTACGCAAGGCTGTTAGCGGCTTGTATTTGAGCCACTTGACCCGTCGTAGAGCGGTTTCCGACGAGCGGCCGGTTTGGCCAGCAGCAGCTGTGCGGTGCCGATGGCGCGCTCGATGAAGCCGCCCTCGCAGTAGCACAGGTAGAACTCCCAGAGCCGGTAGAAATAGTCGTCGTAACCGTGGCGCTCCAGCTCGCCGCGGGCGCGGCGGAAGTTCTCGTGCCACAGGCGCAGAGTGCGCGCGTAGTGTTCGCCGAAGTCCTCCATGTGCAGCAGGTTCATGTCCGAGTCGCTGGACACGACATTGAGCATCCGTTGCATGGAGGGCAGCGCGCCGCCGGGGAAGATGTAGCGCTGGATGAAGTCGACGCTGCGGCGCGCCTGTTCGTAGCGCTGGTCGCGAATGGTGATGGCTTGCAGCAGCATCAGCCCGTCGTCCTTGAGCAGCCGCGAGCACTGTCGGAAGTAAGTCGGCAGGAAGTCGTGGCCGACCGCTTCGATCATTTCGATGGACACCAGCTTGTCGAACTGACCGTCGAGATCGCGATAGTCCTTGAGCAGCAGGGTGATGCGGTCCTGCAGGCCCTGTTCTTCGATGCGTCGCTGGGTGTAGGCGAACTGTTCGCGCGACAGCGTGGTGGTGGTCACCCGGCAGCCGCGATGGGTAGCGGCATAGAGCGCCATGCTGCCCCAGCCGGTGCCGATCTCCAGCAAGTGATCCTCGGGCTGCAGGTCGAGCTTTTCGCAGATGCGCTCGAGCTTGTGTAGCTGGGCCTGTTCCAGATCCTGTTCGGGGCTGGTGAACATTGCCGCCGAGTACATCATGGTCGGGTCGAGAAATTGCTCGAAGAGCTCGTTGCCGAGGTCGTAATGGGCGGCGATATTGCGCTGCGAACCGCTGCGGGTGTTGCGGTTGAGCCAGTGCAGGGCCTTGATCACCGGCTGGCCGAACAGCGCCAGGCTGCCGCGCTCAATGTTGTCGAGCACGTCCATGTTGGCGACGAACAGGCGGATCACCGCGGTGAGGTCCGGGCTGTGCCAGTAGCCATGAATGTAGGCCTCGCCGGCGCCGATCGAACCGCGCGCAGCGATCAGGCCCCAGGCGGCACTGTCGGTCACGTGTATCTCTGCCTTGAGCGGACTCGCCAGGTCGCCGAACAGCTGGCAGACATCGCCATGCTGCAGCCTCAGCAACCCGTGGCGCAGGTGTTCGAGCTGATTCAGCACGGTACGGCGCAGCAGGCTGCTGGCCAGTCCCATGCCCGCCAGCGGACGGGCTTTGACGGTCAGGCTAGGGCTCTTCATGGCGGGCTCCGGTGGGTTGCGTGACGGCCAGCCCGTACGCCGTGGTAGCGGGCTGATGGGTAAAGATCGGTGTGCGCTTGAGTAGCAGGCGCAGCGCCTGCCAGTAGATGGCGAGCAGGGTCTTGGCGGTCATCCATGGGAAACTGAGCAGGTAGCGGTGCACTGCGCCGGAAGTCAGTGCCTGGCGTTGCAGGCCGAGAGTGGCGTCGAACAGCTTCTGCTCGCCCTGCCAGTCCTCCATGTGTACGCCGATGCGCCGTCCCGGCGGGTTGAAACGCATGCGGTATTCCAGCTCGCCAGGCAGGAACGGCGAGACGTGGAAGGTTTTGGCCACGGTGCAGCGCAGGTTGCGATTGCCGGATGCCGGCAGCACGTAGTGATAACGCTCGTGCCAGGGCGTGTTGCTGACTTCGCAGAGCACCGCGGTCAGCTGTTCCTGTTCGTCGA
Encoded here:
- a CDS encoding class I SAM-dependent methyltransferase, with translation MKSPSLTVKARPLAGMGLASSLLRRTVLNQLEHLRHGLLRLQHGDVCQLFGDLASPLKAEIHVTDSAAWGLIAARGSIGAGEAYIHGYWHSPDLTAVIRLFVANMDVLDNIERGSLALFGQPVIKALHWLNRNTRSGSQRNIAAHYDLGNELFEQFLDPTMMYSAAMFTSPEQDLEQAQLHKLERICEKLDLQPEDHLLEIGTGWGSMALYAATHRGCRVTTTTLSREQFAYTQRRIEEQGLQDRITLLLKDYRDLDGQFDKLVSIEMIEAVGHDFLPTYFRQCSRLLKDDGLMLLQAITIRDQRYEQARRSVDFIQRYIFPGGALPSMQRMLNVVSSDSDMNLLHMEDFGEHYARTLRLWHENFRRARGELERHGYDDYFYRLWEFYLCYCEGGFIERAIGTAQLLLAKPAARRKPLYDGSSGSNTSR
- a CDS encoding DUF1365 domain-containing protein translates to MHSALYSGWVQHRRFAPRAHAFSYRMGLLYLDLAEQDAVLGLSPLSGRARFAAFSFRERDYLPQYTSQGITLADAVRQRVSEALGRPVTGAVRLLTQPRSWGLCFNPVSFFYCFDEQEQLTAVLCEVSNTPWHERYHYVLPASGNRNLRCTVAKTFHVSPFLPGELEYRMRFNPPGRRIGVHMEDWQGEQKLFDATLGLQRQALTSGAVHRYLLSFPWMTAKTLLAIYWQALRLLLKRTPIFTHQPATTAYGLAVTQPTGARHEEP